In the genome of Maniola jurtina chromosome 3, ilManJurt1.1, whole genome shotgun sequence, one region contains:
- the LOC123880985 gene encoding putative nuclease HARBI1 — translation MHTLRLLWAAHNESVWLRRQERYRARQRLEPIEEMPEMLFIERFRLNKSVFKKLCRELRASTTLKGSREIPLEIKVLCALSFFATGSDQRIVGVSHHLTQRTTSRCIREVVDALNHNAIIKKWIVFPQTPQERSQIKEEFQRRYNIPGVIGCIDCTHIPIVKPSESEHLYFNRKGYHSLNVQMVCNHNLEIINVNSKFGGASHDSYIWASSEVETYMRSVHQSGERVWLLGDSGYPQRPWLMTPILDALPGSREETYTTRHIQARNCIERCFGLLKARWRCLLKDRVLQYHPCVASRITLACCVLHNIALKARLPAPADVPSTQYNDGIDYYSQPASSNVSSQIELIQGRAMLNHLISRL, via the exons ATGCATACACTTCGTTTATTGTGGGCAGCACATAATGAAAGTGTTTGGTTAAGACGCCAAGAAAGATATCGTGCCCGGCAACGATTGGAGCCTATTGAGGAGATGCCTGAAATGCTATTTATAGAACGGTTTAGGCTTAATAAatcagtttttaaaaaactttgccGTGAATTACGGGCTTCAACCACATTAAAAGGCTCACGGGAGATACCCTTGGAAATAAAG GTCCTTTGTGCTCTTAGTTTTTTTGCAACGGGATCTGACCAAAGAATTGTGGGGGTTAGCCATCATTTGACGCAAAGGACAACAAGCCGTTGCATCAGAGAGGTTGTCGACGCCCTTAACCACAATGccataataaaaaaatggatAGTTTTTCCTCAAACACCACAAGAACGCTCACAAATCAAAGAAGA GTTTCAAAGAAGATATAATATACCAGGCGTTATAGGGTGCATTGATTGCACCCATATACCAATAGTTAAGCCCTCTGAATCTGAACATTTATATTTCAATAGGAAAGGATATCATTCCTTAAATGTTCAGATG GTATGTAATCACAATCTAGAAATAATTAATGTCAATTCCAAGTTTGGTGGAGCCTCACATGACTCGTACATATGGGCTTCCAGCGAAGTAGAGACGTACATGCGCTCAGTGCATCAAAGCGGGGAACGTGTTTGGCTACTag GTGATTCTGGCTATCCTCAGAGACCTTGGCTGATGACACCTATATTGGATGCTTTGCCTGGGTCTCGAGAAGAGACGTACACAACACGCCACATACAAGCACGGAACTGCATTGAGCGCTGCTTTGGATTGCTGAAAGCACGTTGGAGGTGTCTACTTAAAGACCGAGTTTTGCAGTACCATCCTTGTGTTGCTAGTAGGATAACACTTGCGTGCTGTGTATTACATAATATCGCATTAAAAGCACGGTTACCAGCACCAGCTGATGTCCCTTCTACGCAATATAATGATGGTATTGATTATTACTCTCAACCAGCAAGCTCCAATGTCAGCAGCCAAATAGAGCTAATTCAAGGAAGAGCAATGCTCAATCATTTAATTAGTAGACTATAA